One Microvirga ossetica DNA segment encodes these proteins:
- a CDS encoding ArdC family protein, translating to MAKTSKKPAKTTEAKKPFDVYQNVTDSILADLESGVATWAKPWKSDGKACIASGLPLSLYSRKAYRGINIMILLGACAANGWSVPAFATFKQISEMGGKVLPGSKATYVYYMQTKLVDAKTDEEKARADENGQIKIFFQKGFAVLNIAQTEGLDVNVEDLKVVSNLPEDMGEIVDALSVDLRTGGDKAFYSPALDFVGMPKVEAFEIVEAYKATLLHEVTHWTGHGTRMNRKMEGGFGSQSYAYEELVAELGAAFLCAELGIAGRLQHAEYIGSWISLLKGDKRAFFRAASEAQKAVDWIREKVAAIPVNDNDEIEEMREAA from the coding sequence ATGGCGAAAACCTCGAAGAAGCCCGCCAAGACCACCGAAGCCAAGAAGCCTTTCGACGTTTACCAGAACGTCACGGACTCGATCCTTGCAGACCTTGAGAGCGGCGTTGCCACCTGGGCGAAGCCGTGGAAGTCGGACGGGAAGGCTTGCATCGCTTCCGGCCTTCCGTTGAGCCTCTACAGCCGCAAGGCTTATCGTGGGATCAACATCATGATCCTGCTCGGTGCTTGCGCGGCCAACGGCTGGTCCGTTCCCGCTTTCGCCACCTTCAAGCAGATTTCCGAGATGGGCGGGAAGGTGCTTCCGGGGAGCAAGGCGACCTACGTCTATTACATGCAGACCAAGTTGGTTGACGCTAAGACTGACGAGGAAAAGGCCCGCGCCGACGAGAACGGCCAGATCAAGATTTTCTTCCAGAAAGGATTCGCAGTCTTAAACATCGCGCAGACCGAAGGACTGGACGTGAACGTCGAGGACCTCAAGGTCGTGAGCAATCTCCCGGAGGACATGGGCGAGATCGTTGACGCACTCAGCGTTGACCTCCGCACCGGAGGGGACAAGGCGTTCTATTCCCCCGCGCTCGATTTCGTCGGGATGCCGAAGGTCGAGGCGTTCGAGATCGTGGAAGCCTACAAAGCAACGCTCCTTCACGAAGTGACGCATTGGACGGGTCACGGAACCCGCATGAACCGCAAGATGGAGGGCGGTTTCGGATCGCAATCCTACGCATACGAGGAACTGGTTGCCGAACTCGGGGCCGCTTTCCTGTGCGCGGAACTCGGCATCGCCGGCCGCCTCCAACACGCCGAATACATCGGCTCCTGGATCAGCCTTCTGAAAGGTGACAAGAGGGCGTTCTTCCGTGCCGCCAGCGAGGCGCAGAAGGCCGTGGACTGGATCCGCGAGAAGGTCGCGGCGATCCCGGTCAACGACAACGACGAGATCGAGGAAATGAGGGAGGCCGCGTAA
- a CDS encoding tandem-95 repeat protein, giving the protein MATLNGTPGNDTIPGTNSADTINGRGGRDLLNGLGGDDLIDGDEGDDTLNGGIGHDTLRGGIGIDVLDGGDGHDNLNGNAGADRLLGGLGNDTLAGGGDSDYLDGGDGNDRLEGGSVADTLLGGAGIDTLIAGAGDDRLEGGGGTDNMDGGTGNDFMDGGSENDTMTGGSGNDTMLGGAGDDRMVADVGDDSLDGGTGDDRMEGGDGNDRLSGGDGADTIDGGNGTDGIEGGIGNDSLSGAAGNDTLSGGDGNDRLDGGNDHDSIDGGTGADSITGGSGNDTVTGGTGNDTIDGGTGTDTVVLSGNVDDYTFTRVSTSVLQVAGTDGTDRLSGVEFLRIGSQTYDMNGPIARSDTGSGTENQIITVANVLADDVSLSGAALRVQRLGGGNANTGDTVATVDGIAVRLGLNNSLVVIPGTTYDNLSQGESVQRTFTYTVGNGSGNLSTANVTLTITGANDGPVAVSDARATNEDTPLAFAASTLVANDTDIDRLDVLTVTGVTATADTHGTVTLTNGQITYSPAADYNGPASFRYTVSDGRGGTATGTVNVTVTAVADNAAPVAANGSASGNEDSVISGTVSAADGDGDALTYALVQGPRDANGNAVTGLTFNPNGTYSFQGPANFNGSVTFTYKANDGSADSNVATVTLTANSVNDAPVAQAASSSGDEDTITTGSVAATDVDGSTLTYSVVQSARDANGNLVSGLTFNPDGTYSFKGPQDFNGTVTFTYKANDGAADSNTATVTLTVNPVEDNVAPTAGAGTASGAEDTTITGSVEATDPNGDPLTYSLVQGARASNGNPVSGLTFNSDGSYSFTGPSNFNGTITFSYRASDGSLDSNVATVTLTVTPVNDAPAAQAASSSGDEDTTITGTVTATDVEGSALTYSLVQVARDGNGNAVAGLTFNPDGTYTFQGPQDFNGTVTFTYRANDGAADSNEAPVTITIDPVDDNTAPVAANANASGDEDATIAGSVSAADGEGDALTYALVQGAHDADGNLVTGLAFNPDGTYSFRGPGNFNGTVTITYKANDGSLDSNVATVTLAVNPVNDEPSVPAITRFSGDEDIPISGSVSATDADGDPLTYILGTPARDQSGNPVTGLVFNSDGTFSFQGPQDYSGNVTFRYRAFDGSLPTPLSIVELTINPVNDSPTVSPIQASGDEDTLIEGSVTATDVDSVNFTYALVQGARDTSGNAVEGLTFNPDGTFSFQGPQDFNGEVTFTYKANDGTSDSNVATATLTINPMDDPNIIRDNQSIANQGLVGTAGEADVFVFDWTRAIMRPDSIIGFESGLDKIAIVKDQSQLPSQASFQNGFDLGGDPTIADATYFIKLAVLSTQIAVLDTDLVSSDFVFHRNDPYASVSPPLNSVSASVVSTTEGEARTIFFRRNVDFSQPLDIQFTLSGTVESEDVDISLGSTHTVRIEAGQESVGLTVDPIDDATVEGTELLRVDILESLAYELSRPSNLSGASAVLRIVDNDALPVANIVRNAASEPGQALEGVAGEVDYFVYGRGEPTGGSINGFESGVDKFVIIDSDPGFGQGLFEWTGEHTVVYLGFGGSGNGILANGSELHEGDVVIVPRESSIPTAIQSLSTGALPDPSQRISSMGNWDTLA; this is encoded by the coding sequence ATGGCGACGCTCAATGGCACACCCGGCAACGACACCATACCGGGCACCAACTCTGCCGACACGATAAACGGCAGGGGCGGCCGGGACCTCCTCAACGGACTGGGCGGCGACGACCTCATCGATGGAGACGAGGGGGACGATACCCTGAACGGCGGAATCGGGCACGACACCCTGAGAGGCGGGATCGGGATCGATGTCCTCGACGGAGGAGATGGTCACGACAACCTCAATGGCAACGCGGGCGCGGACAGGCTGCTAGGGGGACTGGGCAATGACACCTTGGCCGGAGGGGGTGACAGCGACTACCTGGATGGCGGCGACGGGAATGATCGACTGGAAGGGGGATCGGTCGCCGATACCCTCCTTGGCGGGGCTGGGATCGATACGCTGATCGCGGGAGCCGGAGATGACCGCCTCGAGGGCGGGGGCGGCACCGACAACATGGACGGTGGAACCGGCAACGACTTCATGGACGGCGGTTCCGAGAACGACACCATGACCGGAGGGTCCGGCAACGACACCATGTTGGGGGGCGCAGGCGACGACCGGATGGTTGCCGATGTCGGCGACGACAGCCTGGACGGGGGAACGGGCGACGACCGGATGGAAGGCGGAGACGGCAATGATCGCCTCTCTGGCGGCGACGGCGCCGACACGATCGACGGCGGTAACGGAACCGACGGGATCGAGGGTGGTATAGGCAATGACAGCCTATCCGGGGCGGCCGGCAACGATACGCTGTCAGGCGGTGACGGTAACGACCGCCTCGACGGCGGCAACGATCACGACAGCATCGACGGCGGGACAGGAGCCGACAGCATCACGGGCGGATCCGGTAACGATACGGTCACGGGCGGGACGGGGAACGATACCATCGACGGTGGCACGGGTACCGACACGGTGGTGTTGTCCGGCAACGTCGACGACTACACCTTCACCCGCGTCTCCACGTCCGTCCTACAGGTGGCCGGAACGGACGGGACGGATCGGCTTTCGGGGGTCGAATTCCTCAGGATCGGCAGCCAGACTTACGACATGAATGGGCCGATCGCCCGGTCGGATACGGGATCTGGGACCGAGAACCAGATCATCACCGTCGCCAACGTCCTCGCGGATGACGTATCCCTCTCGGGAGCTGCTCTCCGGGTGCAGAGGCTGGGCGGCGGGAATGCCAACACCGGCGACACCGTCGCCACGGTCGACGGGATCGCCGTCAGGCTCGGGCTGAACAACAGCCTCGTGGTTATCCCCGGAACCACCTACGACAACCTGTCCCAAGGCGAGAGCGTCCAGCGCACCTTCACCTATACGGTGGGCAACGGCAGCGGCAACCTCTCGACAGCTAACGTCACGCTCACGATCACGGGTGCCAACGACGGCCCAGTCGCGGTCAGTGACGCAAGGGCCACGAACGAGGACACTCCCCTCGCCTTCGCAGCCTCTACCCTCGTGGCGAATGACACGGACATCGACCGTCTCGACGTCCTGACAGTCACGGGAGTAACTGCCACCGCGGACACCCACGGTACCGTCACCCTGACGAACGGACAGATCACGTACTCCCCGGCAGCGGACTACAACGGCCCTGCCTCCTTCCGGTATACGGTCTCCGACGGCCGCGGCGGGACGGCGACCGGGACTGTCAACGTGACCGTCACCGCCGTCGCGGACAACGCGGCCCCCGTTGCCGCGAACGGGAGCGCCTCGGGCAACGAGGACTCGGTCATATCGGGAACTGTCTCCGCTGCGGACGGGGATGGCGATGCCCTGACCTACGCCCTCGTGCAGGGACCTCGGGACGCTAACGGCAATGCCGTCACCGGGCTGACCTTCAACCCGAACGGCACCTACAGCTTCCAGGGGCCAGCCAACTTCAATGGCTCGGTCACCTTCACCTACAAGGCCAATGACGGATCGGCGGACTCAAACGTCGCGACCGTCACCCTGACCGCCAATTCGGTCAATGACGCACCCGTGGCTCAGGCGGCATCCTCCTCCGGGGATGAGGACACGATCACAACCGGGTCGGTAGCAGCGACGGACGTGGATGGTAGCACACTGACCTATTCAGTCGTTCAGAGCGCCAGAGACGCGAATGGCAACCTGGTGTCCGGCCTGACCTTCAATCCTGACGGAACGTATTCCTTCAAGGGGCCACAGGACTTCAATGGGACCGTGACCTTCACCTACAAGGCTAATGACGGCGCGGCAGACTCGAACACGGCCACGGTGACACTGACGGTCAACCCCGTCGAGGACAACGTAGCGCCGACCGCAGGAGCCGGGACTGCCTCTGGAGCCGAGGATACGACGATCACCGGGTCCGTCGAGGCCACTGATCCCAACGGTGATCCCCTGACCTATTCACTCGTGCAGGGTGCGAGGGCTTCGAACGGAAACCCGGTTTCCGGACTGACCTTCAATTCCGATGGATCGTACTCGTTCACCGGGCCGTCAAACTTCAACGGGACTATCACCTTCTCGTATCGTGCGAGCGACGGTTCCCTCGACTCGAACGTTGCGACCGTCACCCTCACTGTGACTCCGGTGAACGATGCCCCGGCGGCCCAGGCGGCGTCATCGTCCGGCGATGAGGACACAACCATCACGGGGACAGTGACCGCCACCGACGTGGAGGGTTCCGCCCTCACCTATTCCCTGGTGCAAGTCGCCAGGGATGGAAACGGCAATGCGGTTGCGGGCCTGACGTTCAACCCGGACGGTACCTACACCTTCCAGGGGCCACAGGACTTCAACGGCACAGTCACCTTTACCTACCGGGCGAACGACGGCGCGGCCGACAGCAATGAGGCCCCGGTGACCATCACCATCGACCCGGTGGACGACAACACCGCTCCCGTCGCGGCGAATGCCAATGCTTCTGGCGATGAGGACGCGACCATCGCCGGATCGGTCTCAGCCGCGGATGGGGAAGGCGACGCGCTGACATATGCCCTCGTGCAAGGGGCGCACGACGCCGATGGCAATCTCGTGACGGGACTGGCCTTCAACCCTGACGGCACCTATTCCTTCCGCGGGCCGGGCAACTTCAATGGCACCGTCACTATTACCTACAAGGCCAATGATGGTTCGCTAGATTCCAACGTCGCGACGGTCACACTGGCAGTCAATCCGGTCAATGACGAACCCAGTGTCCCGGCAATCACGCGCTTTTCGGGTGATGAGGACATACCGATCTCTGGATCAGTGTCCGCGACTGACGCGGATGGCGACCCGCTGACCTATATCCTGGGTACGCCAGCGCGGGATCAGAGCGGCAATCCCGTCACCGGCCTCGTCTTCAATTCCGACGGCACGTTCTCCTTCCAGGGTCCGCAGGACTACAGCGGCAATGTGACATTCAGGTACCGTGCGTTCGACGGCAGCCTGCCTACACCTCTCAGCATTGTCGAGTTGACCATCAATCCGGTCAACGACAGCCCGACGGTCTCTCCCATCCAGGCCAGCGGCGACGAGGACACCCTCATCGAGGGGAGCGTCACCGCGACCGACGTCGACAGCGTCAACTTCACGTACGCGTTGGTTCAGGGAGCACGGGATACCAGCGGAAATGCGGTTGAAGGCCTGACTTTCAATCCTGACGGGACGTTCTCCTTCCAGGGTCCGCAGGACTTCAATGGGGAGGTGACATTCACGTACAAGGCCAATGACGGAACTTCTGACTCGAATGTCGCAACGGCTACGCTGACGATCAACCCAATGGATGATCCCAACATCATCCGCGACAACCAGAGCATCGCGAATCAAGGACTTGTGGGAACGGCCGGAGAAGCGGACGTTTTCGTGTTCGACTGGACCAGGGCGATCATGAGACCGGACAGTATCATCGGCTTCGAGAGCGGCCTCGATAAGATTGCCATCGTCAAGGATCAGTCGCAGTTGCCGTCCCAGGCGAGTTTCCAGAACGGCTTCGATTTAGGAGGCGATCCGACCATCGCGGACGCGACCTACTTCATCAAACTGGCAGTCTTGTCGACACAGATCGCGGTACTTGACACTGACCTCGTCAGCAGCGATTTCGTCTTTCACCGGAACGACCCCTACGCTTCGGTCTCTCCGCCTCTCAACAGTGTGTCGGCGTCGGTCGTGTCGACCACCGAGGGTGAGGCGCGCACCATCTTTTTCAGGCGTAACGTCGATTTCTCTCAACCGCTGGACATCCAATTCACCCTATCGGGTACGGTCGAGAGCGAGGACGTGGACATCTCTCTCGGCTCGACGCATACCGTGAGGATCGAGGCAGGACAGGAGAGTGTCGGACTCACCGTTGACCCCATTGACGATGCAACGGTGGAAGGCACTGAACTGCTGAGGGTCGATATCCTCGAAAGCCTGGCATACGAGCTTTCACGTCCATCGAATTTGTCGGGAGCGAGTGCAGTGTTGCGCATCGTGGACAACGATGCCCTTCCTGTCGCCAACATCGTCAGGAACGCCGCCTCGGAGCCGGGCCAGGCATTGGAGGGTGTTGCAGGAGAAGTCGACTACTTCGTTTATGGCCGGGGAGAGCCAACGGGGGGATCGATCAACGGGTTCGAGAGCGGTGTCGACAAGTTCGTCATCATCGATAGCGACCCGGGCTTCGGTCAGGGGTTGTTCGAATGGACGGGTGAGCACACCGTCGTGTATCTTGGGTTCGGGGGATCAGGAAACGGCATCTTGGCAAATGGCTCCGAACTTCA
- a CDS encoding HIRAN domain-containing protein — protein sequence MYHDLIPIDDLLTELGERPGTRWCQAPVAGLQYGDYDEKDELRDELLRPQPNERLQVVRRPTNPKDSNAIEIWFRNGRHKLGHVPAFLAADLAPEMDADRDLRAYALNGGSGEAWSVKVVLVGAAVTEDRHREAVRVRLEREEHAARWAFLEAEAATEGRERERTHAKRARDSDKVWQRDRINRMRDAVAALATLTEAQEALPEGHNAPPPEQGVVFPWWDQVPACLATKNIWRERGRTIPAKTKPWATISYNTRRKGQVTYPLFAFSQTRKVATTASTIRSILEPLERRLRELESQRDPGGVVIL from the coding sequence ATGTATCACGATCTCATTCCGATTGACGACCTCCTGACGGAACTCGGGGAACGGCCCGGGACGCGCTGGTGTCAGGCTCCGGTCGCCGGCTTGCAATACGGCGACTACGACGAGAAGGACGAGTTGCGCGACGAACTCCTGCGTCCACAGCCCAATGAGCGGCTTCAAGTGGTTCGCCGGCCGACCAATCCCAAGGACTCGAACGCGATCGAGATCTGGTTTCGCAACGGCCGTCACAAGCTGGGTCACGTCCCGGCTTTCCTCGCCGCCGACCTCGCGCCGGAAATGGATGCCGACCGCGATCTCCGCGCCTACGCATTGAACGGCGGCAGCGGTGAAGCGTGGTCCGTGAAGGTCGTCCTCGTCGGCGCGGCCGTCACGGAGGATCGGCACCGGGAAGCCGTCAGGGTCCGCTTGGAGCGCGAGGAACACGCCGCGCGTTGGGCCTTCCTCGAAGCCGAGGCCGCGACCGAGGGCAGGGAGCGTGAGCGCACCCATGCCAAGAGGGCCAGGGATTCGGACAAGGTTTGGCAACGCGACCGGATCAACCGGATGCGTGATGCCGTCGCCGCGCTGGCGACGCTCACGGAGGCGCAGGAAGCCTTGCCCGAGGGCCACAACGCGCCGCCTCCGGAGCAGGGCGTAGTCTTCCCCTGGTGGGATCAGGTCCCGGCTTGCCTGGCGACGAAGAACATCTGGAGGGAGCGCGGGCGCACGATCCCGGCCAAGACGAAGCCGTGGGCGACGATCAGCTACAACACCCGCCGCAAGGGTCAGGTCACGTATCCGCTGTTCGCCTTCTCGCAGACGCGGAAGGTTGCCACGACGGCATCCACGATCCGCAGCATCCTCGAACCGCTGGAACGTCGTTTGCGGGAGTTGGAGTCGCAACGCGATCCGGGCGGCGTGGTGATCCTCTGA
- a CDS encoding type II toxin-antitoxin system CcdA family antitoxin yields MLKHDSREAKPRRPTNVTLSLDLVNEAKELQVNVSQACESGLAQAVADARRARWLEENEEAFREHREMIEREGLILDEFRQF; encoded by the coding sequence ATGCTTAAGCATGACAGCCGGGAGGCCAAGCCCCGCCGTCCGACGAATGTCACCTTGTCCCTTGATCTCGTCAACGAGGCCAAGGAGCTCCAGGTCAACGTCTCGCAAGCCTGTGAAAGCGGGCTGGCACAAGCGGTGGCCGATGCCCGACGCGCCCGGTGGCTGGAGGAAAACGAGGAAGCGTTCCGGGAGCATCGGGAGATGATCGAGCGCGAGGGACTGATCTTGGACGAGTTCAGGCAGTTCTGA
- a CDS encoding DUF4007 family protein, which translates to MRAAVEEARRKYEFGRHETFTIREGWLSKGLARLSDTDSFKADLETADALGLGSRMIKSLQYWLEATGMLAFEGDRKRKDIRLSDLGLAIWAHDPHLEFPISWWIVHIMLARRGGSVWNWFFNDYQERSFDRTHCVESFNRYVKEKSTNQTTTSVIQRDIACLLISYAVPSANERPDPEDATICPLRGLSLVMKHSDTGRFERTRPLDRVPVEAFLAATALLAEDMESDSVALSDLLRRRNSPGRILGLDGDMLDDMATQAANIYGSLGVNIVMLGSNRTLTIPRLPPDLWFERHFSRIGAAR; encoded by the coding sequence ATGAGGGCTGCCGTCGAGGAAGCACGCCGTAAGTACGAGTTCGGGCGGCATGAGACTTTCACGATTCGGGAAGGTTGGCTCTCCAAAGGGCTTGCACGTCTCTCAGATACGGACAGCTTTAAGGCTGACCTTGAGACAGCGGACGCTCTCGGTCTCGGTAGCCGCATGATCAAGTCGCTCCAGTACTGGCTTGAGGCGACAGGGATGCTGGCTTTTGAGGGAGACCGGAAGAGGAAAGACATTCGCCTCTCTGATCTTGGCCTCGCCATCTGGGCCCATGATCCCCATCTCGAGTTCCCGATATCGTGGTGGATCGTCCACATCATGCTGGCCCGCCGCGGCGGGAGCGTTTGGAATTGGTTTTTCAACGACTACCAAGAAAGGTCATTCGACAGGACGCACTGCGTCGAGAGCTTCAACCGATACGTCAAGGAGAAGTCGACCAACCAGACGACCACGTCCGTGATCCAGCGCGACATTGCGTGCCTTCTGATCTCGTACGCGGTGCCTTCGGCCAACGAGCGCCCGGACCCCGAGGACGCGACCATCTGCCCGCTGAGGGGACTGTCACTCGTCATGAAGCATTCCGACACGGGGCGCTTCGAGCGTACCCGTCCGCTTGACCGGGTTCCCGTCGAAGCGTTCCTCGCCGCGACCGCGCTACTTGCAGAGGATATGGAGAGCGACAGCGTCGCCCTGAGTGATCTCCTGCGCCGCCGCAACTCCCCAGGGCGTATCCTTGGACTCGACGGTGACATGCTCGACGACATGGCGACCCAGGCAGCGAATATTTACGGCTCGCTGGGGGTGAATATCGTCATGCTCGGCTCGAACCGCACGCTCACGATCCCGAGACTCCCGCCGGATCTATGGTTCGAAAGGCATTTCTCACGGATCGGAGCAGCTCGATGA
- a CDS encoding cysteine desulfurase family protein has product MIYLDANATTAASEEVRRAVLAAMQDGFGNPSSVHIRGTNARQTITNARDEVCLLIRGALPEGVTLTSGGTEANNIVLRGIPEAIIVTTSVEHPSVLRPAEAAAEHRVVPVLVDGRADPQAIAEALPASGDVIVSVQWANSETGVIQPVEDIVTTVRSRRPDVFVHIDAAQAIGRIPVHMDGIDALTFSGHKLHAPQGTGALVLGDPEETRLKAQILGGGQEGGRRSGTQNVPGAVGLGVAFRERAKAFDEATGALRAMRDAFEAAVLSAVPGMRVNGGSSPRVPNTSNILFPGIDAMALVALLDQRDIACSVGAACSSGRPEPSHVLLAMGLSEDDAYSSVRFSFSVMNTMDEALSAADIIAETVGKMR; this is encoded by the coding sequence ATGATCTATCTTGACGCGAACGCCACCACGGCGGCCTCGGAGGAGGTGCGGCGTGCCGTTCTTGCTGCAATGCAGGACGGATTCGGCAATCCGTCAAGCGTTCATATCCGCGGCACCAATGCACGCCAAACTATCACGAACGCACGTGACGAGGTCTGCCTCCTGATCCGTGGAGCACTTCCTGAGGGAGTGACCCTCACCTCCGGGGGCACTGAAGCTAACAATATTGTCCTCCGCGGCATTCCTGAAGCTATCATTGTCACGACGAGCGTCGAGCACCCATCTGTCCTTCGTCCCGCCGAGGCCGCGGCCGAGCATCGGGTGGTACCCGTGTTGGTCGACGGCAGGGCTGATCCCCAGGCCATAGCCGAAGCACTTCCTGCTTCGGGTGATGTGATCGTCAGTGTTCAGTGGGCCAATAGCGAGACTGGTGTGATCCAGCCTGTCGAGGACATTGTCACTACCGTGCGCTCGCGCCGCCCCGATGTATTCGTCCACATCGACGCCGCGCAGGCCATTGGGCGTATTCCCGTCCACATGGACGGTATCGACGCGCTGACTTTCTCCGGCCACAAGCTCCATGCCCCGCAAGGTACAGGGGCTTTAGTGCTCGGTGACCCCGAAGAGACCCGCCTCAAGGCTCAGATCCTTGGCGGCGGTCAGGAGGGTGGCCGCCGCTCTGGGACCCAGAATGTACCTGGCGCGGTCGGACTGGGTGTCGCCTTTAGGGAGAGGGCCAAGGCCTTCGACGAGGCGACGGGGGCTTTGCGGGCTATGCGAGATGCCTTTGAGGCGGCTGTGCTCAGTGCCGTCCCAGGCATGCGGGTCAATGGAGGTAGCAGCCCGCGCGTGCCGAACACCTCCAACATTCTCTTTCCGGGCATCGACGCGATGGCACTCGTTGCACTGCTCGACCAACGGGACATTGCCTGTTCTGTCGGGGCCGCCTGCTCGAGCGGCCGACCCGAGCCGTCGCATGTGCTCTTGGCAATGGGGCTCTCTGAGGACGACGCCTATTCGAGTGTGCGCTTCTCGTTCTCCGTTATGAACACAATGGATGAGGCGCTTAGTGCGGCCGACATCATCGCAGAAACTGTAGGAAAGATGAGATGA
- a CDS encoding Tar ligand binding domain-containing protein, protein MSFKNVSIRTKLIGTASMLFMAVVVVGGVGWYASSVANRGLQAVYRDRVVPLRDLKGISDLYAVNIVDTAHKVQDGALTWEAGLERVNEAQANVSRLWGDYLKTHMEADERALADKSQKQREVTKPAVADLAGIMQAKDREAHDRFVIDRLNPAMDPILETVSQLATIQTDETRKEYERSEATYHRAQMWSVVAFTGAFVALLLALWVKVFQVVNPIKGMTAIMKRLAGGDYRATIPGLGRNVQEAASGTESVTGGIGSVRQGAGETGEAASQVLTAAQGLSLNSDDLGHAVSAFLSEVRTA, encoded by the coding sequence ATGTCATTCAAGAACGTTTCCATTCGCACGAAGCTCATCGGCACCGCGTCGATGCTCTTCATGGCCGTCGTCGTTGTTGGCGGTGTCGGCTGGTATGCCTCCAGCGTCGCCAATCGCGGCCTCCAGGCCGTCTATAGGGATCGGGTCGTGCCTCTGCGTGACCTGAAAGGCATCTCCGACCTCTACGCGGTCAACATCGTTGATACCGCCCACAAGGTCCAGGACGGCGCGTTGACATGGGAGGCGGGGCTTGAGCGCGTCAACGAGGCACAGGCCAACGTCTCGCGGCTGTGGGGCGACTATCTCAAGACCCATATGGAGGCCGACGAACGGGCCCTTGCGGACAAGTCCCAGAAGCAGCGGGAAGTCACCAAGCCGGCCGTGGCCGACCTCGCCGGGATCATGCAAGCCAAGGACAGGGAAGCCCACGACCGCTTCGTGATCGACCGCCTCAATCCGGCGATGGACCCGATCCTTGAGACAGTCAGCCAGCTAGCCACGATCCAGACCGACGAGACCAGGAAGGAATACGAGCGTTCCGAGGCCACTTACCACCGGGCGCAGATGTGGTCCGTCGTAGCCTTCACCGGAGCCTTTGTCGCCCTTCTCCTTGCCCTGTGGGTCAAGGTCTTCCAGGTCGTGAACCCCATAAAGGGGATGACGGCGATCATGAAACGCCTTGCCGGCGGCGACTATAGGGCCACGATCCCCGGCCTCGGGCGCAACGTCCAGGAGGCCGCGAGTGGCACCGAGTCCGTGACTGGCGGCATCGGCTCCGTCAGGCAGGGTGCCGGCGAGACAGGGGAGGCGGCAAGCCAGGTCCTCACGGCGGCGCAGGGACTGTCCCTCAACTCCGACGACCTCGGCCACGCGGTGTCGGCGTTCCTGTCGGAAGTGAGGACCGCCTAG
- a CDS encoding CcdB family protein has translation MAQFDVYAGIGRSKGYVVELQADYIPERVPVRVVAPMIPAGKVKPITKLTPVVRFNDADYLLLIHQLASVPESLVQHPVGNLADVQDEIKRALDVLFIGF, from the coding sequence ATGGCGCAATTCGACGTTTACGCCGGCATCGGCCGCAGCAAAGGCTACGTGGTCGAGCTACAGGCCGACTACATCCCCGAAAGGGTTCCGGTCAGGGTCGTCGCGCCGATGATCCCTGCCGGGAAGGTGAAGCCGATCACGAAGCTGACTCCGGTCGTCAGGTTCAACGATGCCGACTACCTCCTGCTGATCCATCAACTGGCCTCGGTTCCCGAGAGCCTGGTGCAGCATCCGGTCGGCAACCTTGCCGACGTGCAGGACGAGATCAAGCGCGCCCTCGATGTGCTGTTCATCGGCTTCTAA
- a CDS encoding tyrosine-type recombinase/integrase: protein MVSEYWAIEGMLSERQISRLLAACADTRYPARNRAIVLLATDAGLTPKEIAWLKRYSVQIDDGLVGDHISLAGKQGKRLTQRRIPLARNGRLRKAIIDCLASFPGTAHDPLIVSERGLEGDPDELQGLQVFQEMRPTSIGYVLWKLADRAKVNMDGGRDARRTFIVRVGREMRRVGGSPRDVQTLAGHRSLESTQRLLEADFAAQTRAIGSLFDGLPEQG from the coding sequence ATGGTGTCGGAGTATTGGGCGATCGAGGGAATGCTGTCAGAGCGGCAAATCTCGCGGCTGCTGGCGGCTTGCGCCGATACGCGCTACCCTGCCCGCAACCGCGCCATCGTCCTGCTAGCAACGGACGCGGGCCTCACGCCGAAGGAGATCGCCTGGCTCAAGCGATACTCCGTACAGATCGATGACGGGCTGGTGGGCGACCACATCTCGCTTGCGGGCAAGCAGGGCAAGCGGCTCACCCAGCGCAGGATTCCCCTCGCCCGCAACGGCCGGCTCCGCAAGGCCATCATCGACTGCCTCGCAAGCTTCCCGGGAACGGCGCATGACCCGCTGATCGTCAGCGAGCGCGGACTGGAGGGCGATCCCGACGAGCTCCAGGGCTTGCAGGTCTTCCAGGAGATGCGGCCGACCTCGATCGGCTACGTCCTTTGGAAGCTGGCCGACAGGGCGAAGGTGAACATGGACGGCGGCAGGGACGCACGGCGTACCTTCATTGTCCGTGTCGGCCGCGAGATGCGACGCGTCGGCGGCTCACCCAGAGACGTGCAGACGCTGGCGGGGCATCGCTCCCTTGAAAGCACCCAGCGGCTCCTGGAGGCCGATTTCGCGGCACAGACGAGGGCCATCGGGTCGCTCTTCGACGGCCTCCCCGAACAGGGCTGA